The following is a genomic window from Canis lupus dingo isolate Sandy chromosome 26, ASM325472v2, whole genome shotgun sequence.
cgtcttttgcaaatatcttctcccattctgtaggttgccttttagttttgtggactctttcttcttttttttaaagattttatttataaaaaaaaagattttatttatttattcacgagacacagagagagagagagagagagagagagagagaagcaggctccaagcagggagcccgacatgggactcaatcctgggtctccaggatcagtccctgagctgaaggcagcgctaaacagctgagccaactgggctgcatgtggactgtttcttttttttttataattttttttatttatttatgatagtcacagagagagagagagaggcagagacacaggcagagggagaagcaggctccatgcaccggcagcccgacgtgggattcgatcccgggtctccaggatcccgccctgggccaaaggcaggcgccaaaccgctgcgccacccagggatcccatggactgtttcttttgctatgcaaaagcttcttatcttgatgaagtctccatagttcatttttgcttttgtttctcttgccttcatggatgtatctttcaagaagctactgtgaccaagttcatggtgaataattttcttaatgtgttcttggatcctattgggtagtatcttgttgagaatttttgcatccatgttcatcagggatattggtctgtaattctcctttttgttggggtctttgtctggttttagaattaaggtgatgctggcctcatagaacaagtttggaactgttccatctctttctatctttccaagcaactttagtagaataggtatcgtttcttctttaaacgtttgatagaattcccctgggaagccatctggccctggacattgtgtcttgggaggtttttgatgactgcttcaatttcctccctggttatcggcctgttcaggttttttgtttcttcctgttccatttttggtagtttgtggttttccagaaatgcatccatttcttctagattgcctaatttattggcatatagctgctcataatgttttaaaattgtttgtatttccttggtattagtaGTGAtccctcctttctcattcatgatttgattaatttgagtgttttctctcttctttttaataaggctcactaatggtttatctatcttattaattctttgaaagaaccaactcctgtttttgtTAATccattccacagttcttctggtctctatttaatTGGGTTCTGCTATAATCTATTAATTTCTTCTTCGTCTGGATGTAGGAtctatcttctgtttctttctccagctccttttggtacaaggttagcttttgtatttgagttctttccagtttttggatggatgcttgtattgcgatatatttccccctcCGGActccttttgctgtatcccaaagattttgaatggttgtatcttcattctcaacagtttccatgaatctttctaattcttccctaatttcctggttgtcaCTTTCTTCTTGTAGCAGgctggtccttaacctccatgtgtttgaaatcctttcaaacttcttgtgatttagttctagtttcaaagcattctggtctgaaaatatgcaggggacattCTCAATCTTTAGTATTGATTAAGATCTGATatttgacccagtatgtggtctattttggagaacgttccatgtgcacttgagaagaatgcgtattcagttgcgtttggatgtaaatttctataaatatctgtgaaatccatctggtccagtgaatcatttaaagctcttgtttctttggaggtgttgtgcttagaagatctgtcgattcTAGAAAGTGTTGTGTTCAAGACACCAAGTATAAGTgatttattatctaagtatgtcttaactttggttatgaATTGATATcgttggctgctcccacattcggggcataaatattcatgagtgttaagtcctcttgttggatagatcctttaattatgatatcaTGTCCCtccatctcttactacagtctttgggataaattttaatttttctaatataaggatggctacccctgctttcttttgaggatcatttgaatggtaaatggttcttcaaccttttattttcaggttgcaggtgtccttatgtctacaaggagtctcttgtagacagaaaataggtgggtcttgcttttttatccagtctgaaaccctgcgccttttgatggtgTCATTGAACTCATTCACGTTCAGATTTCCTGTTGAAagttatgaatttagtgtcatcaagatacctattcagtccctgtttttgtggattgttcccttggacttcctctttcttttacagagtcccccttattatttcttgcagagctagtttggtggtcacatattctttcagttcctgcctgtcttggaagctctttatctctccttctattctgaatgataaccttgcttgatcgagtattcttggctgcatgttcttctcatttaggaccctgaatatatcctgccagtcctttctggcctgcccggtctctgtggagaggtctcctGTTGACCTAATACTtttccccataaaggttagggatttcttgtctcttgctgctttaaggattttccctttatctttggtATTTGCAAGTTTCCCTATTGAATGTTgaggttttgaattttgattttatttttttgattttagggggaatctttctatctcctggatctgaatgcctgtttccttcccaatgttagggaagttctcagctacgtttgtttttttcttcttttattttatacttatttatatagttacacacagagaaagagagagcataggcagagggagaagcaggctccatgcactgggagcccgatgtgggattcgatcccaggtctccaggatcgcgccctgggccaaaggcaggcgctaaaccgctgcgccacccagggatcccctcagctaCGTTTTGTTCAAAGACACCTTCTGCTCCTCTATCCTTTTCattgccctctggaaccccaattaaatgtatacaatggaatattactcagctattagaaatgacaaatacccaccatttgcttcaacgtggatggaactggagggtattatgctgagtgaagtaagtcagtcggagaaggacaaacattatatgttctcattcatttggggaatataaataatagtgaaagggaaaataagggaagggagaagaaatgtgtgggaaatatcagaaagggagacagaacgtaaagactgctaactctgggaaacgaactaggggtggtagaaggggaggagggcggggggtgggagtgaatgggtgacgggcactgggtgttattctgtatgttagtaaattgaacaccaataaaaataaataaataaaaaaataaaaaaataaaaaaaaatgtagacttttCCTGTTGAGgccatcatttatttcccttaacctttcctcatgatcttttcataggttttctcttttttcctcagcagccttccttgccatcaacttgtcttctatgtcattcacttgttcttctacctcgttaacccttgtcgttaggacctccagtttggattacatctcatttatttgatttttattttcagcctgattagatctaaattctccaGTTATGtagtctcttgaatcttttatgcttttatttccagatccactagtagctttatcattgtgcttctgaattggctttctgacatcgaattgtataattcgatgtcagaaagtcaattggAAAGgtacaaatattatatggtcttattcatttggggaatataaaaattagtgaaagggaataaagggaaaagtgagagaatgagtgaaaatatcagtgagggtgacaaaacatgagaaatacCTAACTCTGTGAATTgaagaaggggtagtggaaggggatttgggcggggagttggggtgacttggtgatgggcactgagcggggtacttgggatgaacactgggagttatgctatatgttggcaaattgaactccaataaaaaaatttaaaaaaatacaaattctgtaactctgtgggagagagtactgtttctgattcttttgtggtgagttcttccttctactcattttgctcagtgcagagtggctaaaagcaAGATGTACTgcaaaatgtaaggaaaaaaattaaaataagatataacaaacaaagaacaaaaaaacaaaccaaaccaaaccaaacagaaacaaacaaacaaaaaaaccaaggaggggtatcctctgttCTATATATTGTAAGTCCCtgaacttcccctggagctttccagcactgcttggtcaagaacttgctcttccgcTTTTGGCTGGGAGGAGGCAAAGGTGCAACTGTATTTGGTCCTCCCGAATCCGGGTTCATCCAACACCAGCTGCCTCCACTATTCCTCCTAAGTTCAATCCCAAAGAGATCAAAGTCGTGTTCCTGAGGTGCACCAGTGGTGAGGTCGGTGCCACATCTGCCCTGGCCCCGAAGATCAGCTGCTGGGTCTGTCTCCAAAAAAGGTTGTTTATGACATCGTCAAGACAACTGGTTATTGGAAGGGTATAAGGATTACAGTGAAACTGATCATTCAGAACAGACAGGCCCAGATTGAAGTGgtaccttctgcctctgccctgattATCAAAGCCCTCAAGGAACcaccaagagacagaaaaaagcagaaaaacattaaGCACAGTGGAAATATCACTTTTGATGAGCTTGTCAATATTGCCCAACAGACGCGACACGGATCTCTAGCCAGAGAATACTCTAGAACCATTAAAGAGATCCTGGGGACTGCCCAGTCTGTGGGCTGCAATGTTGGTGGGTGTAACCCTCATGACATCATAGATGAAATCAATAGCTATGCAGTTGAATGCTCAGAGAGTTGaccacaaaggaaaatattttaataaaggatcatttgacaaaaaaaaaaaaaaaggacttgctcttcccctgtccttccagctggttctagcagaggggcctgttgtgctgactctcaggtgtgtgcacttgGGGAGCtgtcctgccccctgccaggtcatgtctcagtgggagctgtttatcctgtgaagtCCCTGTTCCCTGGAAGCCTTGCTCTGTCTgtggcacaaggtgacaccaggaggaacaacagcagAGGCGGCTGTCAGCTccccagccctagagtcagctcctgcagtaactaccgcagctctcAGTCCGCAGGGGTCTGGATGCTCctgggcagggccgctgatctgctcaggtcGGGGCCTCCGGCGGCaggtgtccttgctgtcctgggcgcTCCCGCCCCCGCCTATCACGGGGGGAGGCGggattctgggctgtgtccctggcgccctgggctcccgggcctgctTTGCTGGAATCACGTTCCTGGCAGCACAGCCCCCTCTGCAGAGCCtccacccgagcccctccgagaTGCTCCCGAGCTGCGGAGCgcactgcagcccttagggagctcagccaTGGGGTGTGGTGCTCTCCCCAGGTGCAGGGGCTCTGTTTGTGCCCccaggagcctgagggcatccccgccctcctggggtcctgctccaactccctacGAGCGACTGTCCATccaggaaggttggtgcagctcctgtggGCGGGGCTCTCCTGATCCGGGGGCGCTGtcccagcctcagcccggctcctcggggacactcccccttggatgccttttttctttatttcttttttccctgtcttcatACCTTGATAGAACCATGAACTCTTCTCAccgtagcattccagctgttctttctttaaatctcagactgaattcgtaggttttcaggatgatttgaagattATCTAGGTAAGTGGGTGGGGACAGGTGaattggggaccctactcttccgccatcttcaGTAGTATATATAATTTCCATGTTTCAACACAATCCTAATAAGGGGATTTCTCagcaaaatatgtgaaaaaaaatgaggtttgtccataaaagaaaagattcgaaaaaaaaaagaaaagaaaagaaaagattctgtACAGGGAGACATGAATGATGGAGACAATGAGTGAGGGTCTGAATATGTCCCTACAGTGTAGACTGTATGCTAATACAATATGGCCTGTTGTGAGCCACACTAGGGCTCATCTGTGAACAcactgtgcttcttggatttgtCACTGATACAACAAATATGTTGGTacaaaacaaacaaggagtagtggaagggaaggtgggtgggggaatggggtgactgggtgatgggcaatgaggggggcacttgacggatgagcactgggtgtcatactatatgttggtaaatagaactccaataaaaaatacacaaaaatgaacaaaaacgggaggttaaaatgcaaatacatttcTGTGAGAACATGTGGAACTCATGCTTCTAATGCCCAAGAGATGGAACCCATTCTGATAGTCAGACCTGTCCATGCCAATGAGGAAGGAACTGGTGAGCCCTGGAAACCAGCTGGGCTCTCAGGGCTTTGGGCCTTGCCGAGGTGTGTGCCCTGTGACCAGGAGAGGGCGCTGAGGGACTGCCCTGTGGTCCCTACAGGGCTGCTCAGTGAGGACGCTTcattcagggtgcctgggcctGAGAACTGGTTTATGAGCTCCCTGATGGGGACTCAGCATCTGTGGCCCCTCTGGCCTGGCAGTCTCCCCTGGGGACCTGTGTGTAGTCTCAGCAGGTGCTTCCCCCCAGGGCTGTCCCCAGGGCTGAAGCCACCTCCATCCTCCTCAGTGTGTTGTGAGCAGAGCtccaggaggggctgggcagTGTGTGTTGTgagcagggcccagggaggggctgggcagtCAGTGGGTGGCGCCCATGTGCATGGACAGTCCCTCCTGTggcagagggtggaggggaagaggaggcctggggcagcccagcCCATGAAGGGGACCAGGGACTGTGTCACCCTGGCCTGGGATCTTTAATATTCATTCTACTCTGTAGTGCACAGGTCAGGACTGACCTCAGGGACACAGAGCCACTGTCAGCCTACTTCAGTTGGTCTAGCTTAGAGGTTTGAGGAAATTCAGTCTGGTCCCTGCTCCATCACCCATGAATGTGTCTGCAGGTTCCCCGTCCCAGCCTGTGCTGACCCAGCgccctccctctctgcatccTGGGAAATAACAACCAGACTCACCTGCACTCTGAGCAGCGGCTGCAGCGGTGGCCATACAGTGGTTCCAGCAGCAAGGAAGCCTCCTGAGTACCTGCTGACGTTCTACTGAGACTCACCAGGGCTCTAGGGTCCCCAGCCACTTCTCTGGTTTCAAGGACACCACGGCCAATGCAGGGCACTCAGATGGCTGTGAAGTTCATACAACAGGGTCCTCATGGGGACTCATG
Proteins encoded in this region:
- the LOC112676345 gene encoding LOW QUALITY PROTEIN: 60S ribosomal protein L12-like (The sequence of the model RefSeq protein was modified relative to this genomic sequence to represent the inferred CDS: inserted 1 base in 1 codon) codes for the protein MVIITCTPVSWCTSLSAQVPVPACADPVALPLGIFGTTVRLTSTLISGSSVGSYYINWFQKKPRSPPQYLLLELWELLNYRMLGRVIPFGYCGYCSYKNWGAELALPLLAGRRQRCNCIWSSRIRVHPTPAASTIPPKFNPKEIKVVFLRCTSGEVGATSALAPKISXLGLSPKKVVYDIVKTTGYWKGIRITVKLIIQNRQAQIEVVPSASALIIKALKEPPRDRKKQKNIKHSGNITFDELVNIAQQTRHGSLAREYSRTIKEILGTAQSVGCNVGGCNPHDIIDEINSYAVECSES